In one Acidimicrobium ferrooxidans DSM 10331 genomic region, the following are encoded:
- the cobI gene encoding precorrin-2 C(20)-methyltransferase: MVTAQGRLIGVGVGPGDPDLVTVRAVRTLERARLVLAPTLDAASPGRAERICREAAPSARIERVVMPMTSDAEASSRRRASAAEVAPLVVAALEVGGDVAWVTLGDPGIYSTFWLLVDAVHALAPDVLVEVVPGVVAFSALAAAAGVELLDDADHLVLATGRTRTEVVDAALADPDSALVLYKPGRQVQRVREAVASSDRRAVVGWLLGTPEAEIRPLAEAPDEVPYLTTVLVAPRRPRA, encoded by the coding sequence GTGGTCACGGCTCAGGGAAGGCTCATCGGCGTCGGGGTGGGCCCAGGGGACCCCGACCTCGTCACGGTCCGTGCCGTGCGTACGCTCGAGCGCGCCCGCTTGGTGCTGGCCCCCACGCTCGATGCGGCGAGCCCCGGGCGCGCCGAGCGCATCTGCCGCGAGGCGGCGCCGTCGGCACGGATCGAGCGCGTGGTCATGCCGATGACGAGCGATGCGGAGGCTTCGTCGCGGCGCCGGGCGAGCGCCGCCGAGGTGGCTCCCCTGGTGGTGGCCGCGCTCGAGGTGGGTGGTGACGTCGCGTGGGTGACGCTCGGCGACCCAGGGATCTACTCCACCTTCTGGCTCCTCGTCGATGCCGTCCATGCGCTCGCCCCTGACGTGCTGGTCGAGGTCGTCCCGGGCGTGGTCGCCTTCAGCGCCCTTGCCGCCGCGGCCGGCGTTGAGCTCCTCGACGACGCCGACCACCTCGTCCTCGCGACCGGGCGCACCCGGACCGAGGTCGTCGACGCTGCCCTCGCCGATCCCGACAGCGCCCTCGTGCTCTACAAGCCCGGTCGCCAGGTCCAGAGGGTGCGTGAGGCGGTGGCGTCGTCGGATCGGCGTGCGGTCGTCGGGTGGCTGCTCGGCACGCCCGAAGCCGAGATCCGACCGCTCGCCGAGGCGCCCGACGAGGTTCCCTACCTCACCACGGTGCTCGTCGCACCGAGGAGGCCACGGGCGTGA
- a CDS encoding bifunctional adenosylcobinamide kinase/adenosylcobinamide-phosphate guanylyltransferase codes for MSVELVLGARRSGKSAWAEARAVELRIGTYLATAAAHALDAERLAAHRARRIGRFVTLEPGDPGELVELVRTVPGGLLLDGLGLWVGWQLSSDHDVSSGELVAALARRSSPTIVVSDEVGWSVHPERALAQRFVDELGALNQAVAAIAAQVTLVVAGLPLRLKGA; via the coding sequence GTGAGCGTCGAGCTCGTGCTCGGGGCTCGGCGATCGGGCAAGTCGGCCTGGGCGGAGGCGCGCGCCGTCGAGCTGCGGATCGGGACCTATCTCGCCACCGCAGCGGCACACGCGCTCGATGCGGAGCGTCTCGCGGCCCATCGTGCGAGGCGCATCGGGCGCTTCGTGACGCTCGAGCCGGGCGACCCGGGCGAACTCGTGGAGTTGGTCCGGACCGTCCCGGGGGGCCTCCTGCTCGACGGGCTCGGGCTCTGGGTCGGCTGGCAGCTGAGCTCGGACCACGACGTGTCCTCGGGCGAGCTCGTCGCGGCGCTCGCACGGCGGAGCTCCCCGACGATCGTCGTCTCCGACGAGGTCGGGTGGTCGGTGCATCCCGAGCGTGCACTCGCGCAGCGCTTCGTCGATGAGCTCGGTGCGCTCAACCAGGCGGTGGCCGCCATCGCGGCCCAAGTCACCCTCGTGGTCGCGGGCCTGCCGCTTCGGCTCAAAGGTGCGTGA
- a CDS encoding adenosylcobinamide-GDP ribazoletransferase — MKLVRSLAGGLGFLTIWPFAAPVSAESVLGFPLAGVLVGLCLVVVRVGAQRAGALVVGALALAADALVTRGLHYDALADTADGLGGFMEPAERLAAMDDPRLGGLGALALAVTVVVRAAVLGAAGISALGLVLALAWSRSVMGVVVLESPSAKPGGMTRWFRDASLGVRVASVSALVVFSAAIVVVEGAPGLFGVCVGTIAGGLLWLRATRALGGVTGDVVGAVGIVAETALIVGVVLGATH; from the coding sequence GTGAAGCTCGTCCGCTCGCTCGCCGGGGGCCTCGGCTTCCTCACGATCTGGCCGTTCGCGGCACCGGTGAGCGCCGAGAGCGTCCTCGGGTTCCCGCTCGCGGGTGTGCTGGTGGGGCTGTGCCTCGTCGTCGTCAGGGTCGGAGCCCAGCGTGCCGGAGCCCTCGTGGTGGGGGCGCTCGCGTTGGCGGCGGACGCACTCGTGACGCGTGGGCTCCACTACGACGCGCTCGCCGACACCGCCGACGGGCTCGGGGGGTTCATGGAGCCGGCAGAGCGTCTCGCGGCGATGGACGACCCCCGTCTCGGCGGCCTCGGCGCTCTCGCGCTCGCGGTGACGGTGGTGGTGCGCGCTGCGGTGCTCGGTGCGGCTGGCATCAGCGCGCTCGGGCTCGTGCTCGCGCTCGCCTGGTCGCGCTCCGTCATGGGTGTGGTGGTGCTGGAGAGTCCGAGTGCAAAGCCCGGTGGCATGACGCGGTGGTTCCGCGACGCCTCGCTCGGGGTGCGTGTCGCCTCGGTGAGTGCCCTCGTCGTGTTCTCGGCGGCGATCGTCGTGGTCGAGGGCGCGCCGGGGTTGTTCGGCGTGTGCGTCGGGACGATCGCGGGCGGGTTGCTGTGGCTGAGGGCCACTCGCGCGCTCGGCGGCGTCACCGGGGATGTGGTCGGCGCGGTCGGCATCGTGGCCGAGACCGCGCTCATCGTGGGGGTCGTGCTGGGTGCGACGCACTAG
- a CDS encoding CobD/CbiB family cobalamin biosynthesis protein has translation MRRTRSLELAVALGLDAMLGDPPDRWHPVAWFGRAASVLERRYWRDDRRVGALVAGALVVGGTLVGAVIDRVPGGALASAWVALGGAGLRRRALDVARALDDGDLEQARAWLGWLVGRDRDGLDATEIARATIESVAENTVDAVLGPMVWHVALGSMGSIALRAVNTLDAMVGHRNARFERFGWFAARLDDLVMAPPRRLAIALAAPSHRRLLPAARSHPSPNAGPMEALVAAAVGVRLGGVNRYGDAVVELPVLDGGPPPDAAAIRRAVRWSRSVTLGTLAFLAVAEQAANAAVGRAP, from the coding sequence GTGCGACGCACTAGGTCGCTCGAGCTCGCGGTCGCGCTCGGGCTCGATGCGATGCTCGGTGACCCGCCCGACCGCTGGCACCCGGTGGCCTGGTTCGGTCGGGCCGCGAGCGTGCTCGAGCGACGCTACTGGCGTGACGATCGTCGTGTCGGCGCGCTCGTGGCAGGTGCGCTCGTTGTGGGTGGCACGCTGGTCGGCGCGGTGATCGATCGCGTGCCTGGTGGGGCCCTAGCCAGTGCGTGGGTCGCCCTCGGAGGGGCCGGGCTGCGGCGACGAGCGCTCGACGTCGCGCGTGCGTTGGACGACGGTGACCTCGAGCAGGCGCGTGCGTGGCTCGGCTGGCTCGTGGGTCGCGATCGCGACGGGCTGGACGCGACCGAGATCGCGCGCGCGACCATCGAGTCCGTGGCCGAGAACACGGTGGATGCCGTGCTCGGCCCCATGGTCTGGCACGTCGCGCTCGGCTCGATGGGCTCGATCGCGCTGCGCGCCGTCAACACCCTCGATGCGATGGTCGGCCATCGGAACGCTCGGTTCGAGCGGTTCGGGTGGTTCGCAGCACGCCTCGACGATCTCGTCATGGCGCCGCCACGCCGGCTCGCGATCGCGCTCGCGGCGCCGTCGCATCGCCGGCTCCTCCCGGCGGCTCGGTCGCACCCGAGTCCGAACGCCGGGCCCATGGAGGCGCTGGTGGCGGCCGCGGTCGGCGTGCGCCTCGGTGGTGTCAACCGCTACGGGGACGCGGTCGTCGAGCTCCCGGTGCTCGATGGCGGACCCCCGCCCGACGCCGCAGCCATTCGGCGGGCGGTTCGGTGGTCGCGCAGCGTGACACTTGGCACGCTCGCCTTTCTCGCCGTGGCCGAGCAGGCGGCGAACGCGGCGGTGGGCCGGGCCCCGTAG
- a CDS encoding YjbQ family protein has protein sequence MLVREVRVHTGRRLVTDVSALVAAIVADQGDGLVNCVVPHATAGLCLMEIGSGSEDDLAVMLEQLAPRTTPWRHRHGTPGHGRDHVIPAVVAPSVVLPVIDGRLLLGTWQSLVIVDSNVDNPERRLVVAMLADGKSRGASAPEERSDAGERPGRDVP, from the coding sequence GTGCTGGTTCGTGAGGTGCGTGTGCACACGGGGCGTCGGCTCGTCACCGACGTCTCCGCCCTCGTCGCAGCGATCGTCGCCGACCAGGGCGATGGCCTCGTCAACTGCGTGGTGCCGCATGCGACGGCAGGTCTTTGCCTGATGGAGATCGGCTCGGGATCGGAAGACGACCTCGCCGTCATGCTCGAGCAGCTCGCGCCGCGCACGACGCCGTGGCGCCACCGACACGGAACTCCCGGGCACGGGCGTGATCACGTCATTCCGGCGGTCGTTGCGCCCTCGGTGGTGCTGCCGGTGATCGACGGTCGCCTGCTGCTCGGCACCTGGCAGTCGCTCGTCATCGTCGATTCGAACGTCGACAACCCCGAGCGGCGGCTCGTCGTCGCCATGCTGGCTGATGGCAAATCCCGGGGCGCGAGCGCACCCGAGGAGCGCTCGGATGCGGGCGAACGGCCCGGTCGGGACGTGCCTTAG
- a CDS encoding dTDP-4-dehydrorhamnose 3,5-epimerase family protein: MAHGEIADVIVIRPTVHADARGAFQETYRRSWFPLGREMVQGSRSDKVAGSLVGMHYHLHQADYWYVVRGTAQVLLYDFRHGSRTEGTTWSLLMGDEDPIGLFIPPGVAHGFAALTDLTLTYLVDGYYNPDDELGLRWNDPTFHGLWQLDDPVISERDQTNPLIAQVPPERRPSGRLRTA, translated from the coding sequence ATGGCCCACGGAGAGATCGCCGACGTGATCGTCATCCGCCCGACCGTCCACGCCGACGCGCGCGGCGCGTTCCAAGAGACCTATCGTCGCTCGTGGTTCCCGCTCGGTCGTGAGATGGTGCAGGGGTCGCGCTCCGACAAGGTCGCTGGCTCGCTCGTGGGCATGCACTACCACCTCCACCAGGCCGACTACTGGTACGTCGTGCGGGGCACGGCACAGGTGCTGCTCTATGACTTTCGCCACGGATCGCGGACCGAGGGCACGACGTGGTCCCTGCTGATGGGCGACGAGGACCCGATCGGCCTCTTCATCCCCCCTGGGGTCGCCCACGGTTTCGCCGCCCTCACGGACCTGACGCTGACCTACCTCGTCGACGGCTACTACAACCCCGACGACGAACTCGGACTCCGCTGGAACGACCCCACGTTCCACGGCCTCTGGCAGCTCGATGACCCCGTCATCTCCGAGCGCGACCAGACGAACCCACTCATCGCACAGGTCCCACCGGAGCGGCGGCCCTCAGGTCGTCTGCGCACGGCCTAA
- a CDS encoding DUF4115 domain-containing protein codes for MNAAIVIVALFVVVGVVAIVSLRGRTREVRTVDHHQRALDTLERFAKERGVQADHRVGLPKSEQRRVAAGSDDAPPVRLDLGRLADLTDPDMIRIEADYLASGASAETSAQAPGDEEPTKDAAVAASTEDEAVEQAPPPATRPIDRAVADRTTAMAAITPDRAPEDRTELLSAVGPSAAVAADDRSHRGDDAVREHRVYQLHRRTRLPAVIGGAGIAAIAIGLVAFELSSHHAAAPTSQSASSPTSSAPSTTKQSSNAKTSTTSASKKTSTTSKTTSSAKKAKGSASAGPAVALVSSSSTGATYNVVGGAHTVVLQVSSAPCWVEDAQAPGGQVLWDATLPAGGSYTISWSGGPLWLRTGNSGVLSVSVNGHPVHFSAPPGPFDLLFQPVR; via the coding sequence ATGAATGCAGCGATCGTGATCGTCGCGCTCTTCGTGGTGGTCGGCGTCGTGGCCATCGTCTCGCTTCGAGGACGTACGCGCGAGGTGCGCACGGTCGATCACCATCAGCGAGCGCTCGACACGCTCGAGCGCTTCGCCAAGGAGCGCGGTGTGCAAGCCGACCATCGCGTCGGCTTGCCCAAGAGCGAGCAACGTCGAGTCGCCGCCGGATCGGACGACGCGCCCCCGGTGCGGCTCGACCTCGGTCGGCTCGCCGACCTCACCGACCCGGACATGATCCGCATCGAGGCGGACTACCTGGCGAGTGGCGCCAGCGCCGAGACATCCGCTCAGGCGCCCGGTGACGAGGAACCGACGAAGGATGCTGCCGTGGCCGCATCCACGGAGGACGAGGCGGTCGAGCAGGCCCCGCCACCGGCGACGAGGCCGATCGATCGGGCCGTGGCCGATCGGACCACGGCGATGGCGGCGATCACGCCCGATCGAGCGCCCGAGGACCGAACCGAACTGCTCTCGGCGGTGGGCCCATCGGCCGCCGTGGCCGCCGACGATCGATCGCACCGCGGTGACGACGCTGTGCGCGAGCACCGGGTCTACCAGCTCCATCGGCGTACTCGGCTCCCGGCCGTGATCGGTGGTGCGGGAATCGCGGCGATCGCGATCGGTCTCGTCGCCTTCGAACTCTCGAGCCACCATGCGGCAGCACCGACGTCGCAGTCCGCCTCGAGCCCGACCTCGTCGGCGCCCTCGACCACGAAGCAGTCGTCGAACGCGAAGACCTCGACGACGTCGGCGTCGAAGAAGACCTCGACGACGTCGAAGACGACGTCGTCGGCGAAGAAGGCCAAGGGTTCGGCGAGCGCTGGGCCGGCGGTCGCGCTGGTGAGCTCCAGCAGTACCGGCGCGACCTACAACGTGGTCGGCGGTGCCCACACCGTCGTTCTGCAGGTGTCGAGCGCACCCTGCTGGGTCGAGGACGCCCAGGCTCCCGGTGGTCAGGTGCTCTGGGACGCGACCTTGCCGGCGGGTGGCAGCTACACGATCTCCTGGAGCGGTGGACCGCTGTGGCTCCGCACCGGCAACTCGGGCGTGCTGTCGGTGAGCGTGAACGGCCATCCGGTGCACTTCAGCGCACCGCCGGGTCCGTTCGACCTGCTGTTCCAGCCGGTGCGTTAG
- a CDS encoding S9 family peptidase, producing the protein MRTMLDALTRDLAPLGAPDPEPHTLRGRAGTRIDPYWYLRSIDDPRTQHMIASARTSFAALAERLAPAATRIEATIRSRVVEPDESYPVRRGSWRYLSRIEPDLDYPVHYREPVAGGPRELVLDENAWADGHAYFALAGLLIGDDEHTVVVGVDTDGSEQLRLVVGRLEAGIITRAEEIFPAGYGFVLSNDSRTLLYTRPDETLRPASVWAHRIGSDPSDDILVLEEPDAHYFLDVGRTKDRAFLTIQAESKRTSQWWLLDATDPLATPPRPFAPREEGRLYQLDHGPDGFYLIESRDDAEFRLFRTADPEQPLTEVDLLEDGEILEGFEITRHGLAIQTRRRASLVVSFLPWGAPASERRLLVDPEQPSTAALVGNLDLDDDEVRFETVSLVEPATIWSYMPTTETTTQRWRQRVGGDVDLDDYETRRLWLPADDGVLVPVTIARRRSAPAPGPVLVYAYGAYEEAIDPTFSISRLSLLDAGITFAIAHVRGGGELGRSWYDAGRLERKERTVRDLLDVVAGLVAEGIADPSAIAIRGASAGGITVGAALNRAPERFAAAVLEVPFVDCLTTMSDPSLPLTVTEWEEWGNPLESDVIAETMARWSPYDNLHEGTYPPILVTTGLNDVRVGFFEPLKYVAKLRLVNPEARVWIRVDDEQGHLGPTKRKDAWHDEAQVLAFVQAALTPATD; encoded by the coding sequence ATGCGCACGATGCTCGATGCCCTCACGAGGGACCTCGCTCCTCTCGGTGCTCCCGACCCCGAACCACACACGCTCCGAGGGCGGGCGGGCACACGGATCGACCCCTACTGGTATCTGCGCTCGATCGACGACCCGCGCACCCAGCACATGATCGCCTCGGCTCGCACCAGCTTCGCAGCACTCGCAGAACGCCTGGCGCCCGCCGCAACACGCATCGAGGCGACGATCCGCTCACGCGTGGTCGAACCCGACGAGAGCTACCCCGTCCGTCGCGGGTCATGGCGCTACCTCAGCCGGATCGAACCGGACCTCGACTATCCGGTGCACTACCGCGAGCCCGTCGCAGGCGGACCACGCGAGCTCGTCCTCGACGAGAACGCCTGGGCCGACGGTCACGCCTACTTCGCACTCGCCGGACTCCTGATCGGCGACGACGAGCACACCGTCGTCGTCGGCGTCGACACCGACGGCTCCGAGCAGCTCCGCCTCGTCGTCGGCCGGCTGGAGGCCGGCATCATCACTCGAGCCGAGGAGATCTTTCCGGCCGGCTACGGCTTCGTCCTCTCCAACGACTCGCGAACGCTCCTCTACACGCGCCCCGACGAGACCCTGCGCCCCGCGTCCGTGTGGGCACACCGCATCGGCAGCGACCCGTCCGACGACATCCTCGTGCTCGAAGAACCCGATGCCCACTACTTCCTCGACGTGGGACGGACGAAGGATCGCGCCTTCTTGACCATCCAGGCCGAATCCAAGCGCACGAGCCAATGGTGGCTCCTCGACGCCACCGACCCACTCGCGACCCCCCCTCGGCCCTTCGCACCGCGCGAGGAGGGTCGACTCTACCAGCTCGACCACGGCCCGGACGGGTTCTACCTCATCGAGAGCCGCGACGACGCCGAGTTCCGTCTCTTCCGCACCGCCGACCCCGAGCAACCCCTCACCGAGGTCGACCTACTCGAGGACGGCGAGATCCTGGAGGGGTTCGAGATCACCCGCCACGGCCTTGCGATCCAGACGCGACGCCGCGCCTCGCTCGTCGTGTCGTTCCTCCCCTGGGGAGCGCCAGCGAGCGAACGTCGCCTCCTCGTCGATCCCGAGCAGCCCTCGACCGCAGCGCTGGTCGGCAACCTCGACCTCGACGACGACGAGGTTCGCTTCGAGACGGTCTCGCTCGTCGAGCCCGCCACCATCTGGTCCTACATGCCGACCACCGAGACGACGACGCAGCGCTGGCGCCAGCGCGTCGGTGGCGACGTCGACCTCGACGACTACGAGACGAGACGGCTGTGGCTCCCCGCCGACGACGGCGTCCTCGTCCCGGTCACGATCGCTCGCCGCCGGAGCGCACCTGCGCCGGGACCCGTGCTCGTCTACGCCTACGGCGCCTACGAGGAGGCCATCGACCCGACCTTCTCGATCTCGCGCCTCTCACTCTTGGACGCGGGCATCACGTTCGCCATCGCTCACGTGCGAGGCGGCGGCGAACTCGGCCGATCGTGGTACGACGCCGGTCGGCTCGAGCGCAAGGAACGGACCGTGCGCGACCTGCTCGACGTCGTGGCAGGCCTCGTTGCGGAGGGCATCGCCGATCCCTCCGCGATCGCCATTCGTGGTGCCAGTGCGGGCGGCATCACCGTCGGTGCGGCCCTCAATCGGGCGCCAGAGCGCTTCGCGGCCGCCGTCCTCGAGGTCCCCTTCGTCGACTGCCTGACGACGATGTCCGACCCCTCACTGCCGCTCACCGTGACGGAGTGGGAGGAGTGGGGCAATCCGCTCGAATCCGACGTCATCGCCGAGACGATGGCGCGATGGAGCCCCTACGACAACCTGCACGAAGGGACCTACCCGCCGATCCTCGTCACGACCGGGCTGAACGACGTGCGCGTCGGCTTCTTCGAACCACTCAAGTACGTAGCCAAGCTCCGGTTGGTCAATCCCGAGGCACGGGTGTGGATCCGTGTCGACGACGAACAAGGTCACCTCGGGCCCACGAAGCGCAAGGACGCCTGGCACGACGAGGCCCAGGTCCTTGCCTTCGTGCAAGCGGCGCTGACCCCAGCGACCGACTAA
- the sufB gene encoding Fe-S cluster assembly protein SufB, whose protein sequence is MAKVDLALDRYKLGWSDEEAYVFKPRKGLSREIVEEMSRIKGEPEWMRRFRLRSLDYFFRRPMAPWFAVNMPDLDFDDIYYYIKPTDRQVDQWEALPETIKRTWDRLGIPEAERKYLAGVTAQYESEVVYHRNREELAQQGVIFTDMDSAVREYPDLVRQYFGTVIPPNDNKFAALNSAVWSGGSFIYVPPGVKVDMPLQAYFRINAENMGQFERTLIIADEGAQVHYIEGCSAPVYSSDSLHSAVVELIAKPGARITYTTIQNWSSNVYNLVTKRARAEAEARVEWIDGNIGSRLTMKYPSVYLVGPKASGEVLSVAYAGAGQHQDTGAKMIHAAPETTSTIVSKSISKDGGNATYRGLVHVDDGAEGARSFVRCDALLLDDHSVSETKPYMEVAERASWIGHEATISKVSDDQLFYLMSRGLSESQAMSMIVNGFIEPVTRTLPMEYAVEWSRLIELQMDGAVG, encoded by the coding sequence ATGGCGAAGGTTGACCTGGCCCTCGATCGCTACAAGCTCGGCTGGTCTGACGAAGAGGCCTATGTCTTCAAGCCCCGCAAGGGCTTGAGCCGCGAGATCGTCGAGGAGATGTCGCGCATCAAGGGCGAACCCGAGTGGATGCGCCGATTCCGCCTCCGCTCGCTCGACTACTTCTTCCGTCGGCCGATGGCGCCGTGGTTCGCGGTGAACATGCCCGACCTCGACTTCGATGACATCTACTACTACATCAAGCCGACCGATCGCCAGGTGGACCAGTGGGAGGCACTCCCTGAGACCATCAAGCGAACCTGGGACCGCCTCGGCATCCCTGAGGCTGAGCGGAAGTACCTCGCCGGCGTCACCGCCCAGTACGAGTCCGAGGTCGTCTACCACCGCAACCGCGAGGAGCTCGCCCAGCAAGGGGTCATCTTCACCGACATGGACTCGGCCGTGCGCGAGTACCCCGACCTCGTGCGCCAGTACTTCGGCACCGTGATTCCTCCGAACGACAACAAGTTCGCTGCGCTCAACTCAGCGGTGTGGTCGGGGGGTTCGTTCATCTACGTGCCGCCAGGGGTCAAGGTCGACATGCCCCTCCAGGCGTACTTCCGCATCAACGCCGAGAACATGGGGCAGTTCGAGCGGACCCTGATCATCGCGGACGAGGGCGCGCAGGTCCACTACATCGAGGGGTGTTCGGCGCCGGTCTACTCGAGCGACTCTCTGCACTCGGCCGTGGTCGAGCTCATCGCCAAGCCCGGTGCGCGCATCACCTACACGACCATCCAGAACTGGTCGTCCAACGTCTACAACTTGGTGACGAAGCGTGCTCGAGCAGAGGCCGAGGCTCGAGTCGAGTGGATCGACGGCAACATCGGCTCGAGGCTCACGATGAAGTACCCGTCGGTGTATCTCGTGGGTCCGAAGGCGTCCGGTGAGGTGCTGTCGGTGGCCTACGCCGGTGCCGGCCAACACCAGGACACGGGCGCGAAGATGATCCATGCTGCTCCGGAGACCACGTCGACCATCGTGTCGAAGTCGATCTCGAAGGACGGGGGCAATGCGACCTATCGCGGACTCGTCCACGTCGACGATGGCGCCGAGGGCGCGCGGAGCTTCGTGCGTTGCGACGCGCTGTTGCTCGACGACCATTCGGTGTCGGAGACCAAGCCCTACATGGAGGTCGCCGAGCGCGCGTCGTGGATCGGTCATGAGGCAACGATCTCCAAGGTCAGCGACGACCAGCTGTTCTATCTGATGAGCCGGGGTCTGTCGGAGTCGCAGGCGATGAGCATGATCGTGAACGGCTTCATCGAGCCGGTGACGCGAACCCTGCCGATGGAGTATGCCGTGGAGTGGTCGCGGCTCATCGAGCTCCAGATGGACGGGGCGGTCGGCTAG
- a CDS encoding YbjN domain-containing protein: MSRSQLGDVVAAYLVNRPWGVQQVADATYAIEVHGEHGQWQSYLTVREDEQQVLVHAILPFRIPFDRRAEVALYLTRANYGLVIGNFEFDLDDGEVRFKTAIDVEGAALTEALVDHLVIAGAVTTDRYLPGIHAVVEGATAREAIAVVEGEQGQEL, from the coding sequence ATGAGTCGTTCGCAGCTTGGCGACGTCGTCGCGGCGTATCTTGTCAATCGGCCTTGGGGTGTTCAACAGGTGGCCGACGCCACCTATGCCATCGAAGTTCATGGTGAACATGGGCAGTGGCAGTCATACCTCACGGTTCGAGAGGACGAGCAGCAGGTGCTCGTTCACGCCATACTGCCCTTTCGCATCCCGTTCGACCGCCGAGCCGAGGTGGCGTTGTATCTCACTCGGGCCAACTACGGCCTGGTCATCGGCAACTTCGAGTTTGATCTCGATGACGGCGAGGTCCGTTTCAAGACGGCGATCGATGTCGAGGGCGCTGCCTTGACCGAGGCACTGGTCGACCACCTGGTGATCGCAGGAGCCGTGACGACTGATCGCTACCTCCCGGGGATCCATGCCGTGGTCGAAGGTGCGACGGCTCGCGAAGCCATCGCCGTCGTCGAGGGCGAGCAGGGCCAAGAGTTGTGA
- a CDS encoding transposase, giving the protein MTQREASPAALPTQDDEVIDSLATTLPAARAMVAEATEEVAHRPESFPGSSSGTIWSRTRSGRAHHEIERRTNVVGVFGNDAALGRLVTAIVLGQHGKWGAFEQHDLSEESMVELETATRDDRRRAPRRRLGPSALLACWPRPPRRSQPS; this is encoded by the coding sequence TTGACACAGAGGGAAGCCTCCCCGGCAGCGCTCCCGACCCAGGACGACGAGGTCATCGACTCCCTTGCCACGACACTCCCAGCGGCTCGCGCCATGGTCGCCGAGGCCACAGAGGAGGTCGCGCACCGTCCCGAGAGCTTCCCGGGGAGCTCCTCGGGCACGATCTGGTCACGAACCCGCTCTGGTCGGGCCCATCATGAGATCGAGCGGCGCACCAACGTCGTCGGGGTCTTCGGCAACGACGCAGCTCTCGGGCGCCTCGTCACCGCTATCGTGCTCGGCCAACACGGGAAATGGGGCGCTTTCGAGCAACACGACCTGTCAGAGGAGTCCATGGTCGAGCTCGAAACTGCCACGCGCGACGACAGACGGCGGGCACCTCGAAGACGTCTCGGCCCCTCCGCGCTGCTCGCGTGCTGGCCTCGCCCGCCGAGGAGGAGCCAGCCGTCGTGA
- a CDS encoding transposase codes for MSQTPNPPPGDGPVRRRRGRYPSQFRKDAAALVLDQRRTIADVARELAFNEQTLGNWVRQERIDRGEREGLTSAEREELTRLRRQVKQLTMERELLKRAMAFWVKEGNQ; via the coding sequence ATGAGCCAGACACCGAACCCACCACCGGGCGACGGGCCAGTTCGTCGTCGACGAGGTCGCTACCCGAGCCAGTTCCGTAAGGACGCCGCAGCGTTGGTCCTCGATCAGCGGCGAACCATCGCCGACGTCGCCCGCGAGCTCGCCTTCAACGAACAGACCCTTGGCAACTGGGTCCGTCAGGAACGCATCGACCGCGGCGAGCGCGAAGGTCTCACGAGCGCCGAGCGCGAGGAGCTGACCCGGCTGCGTCGGCAGGTCAAGCAGCTCACCATGGAACGTGAGCTGCTCAAACGAGCGATGGCCTTCTGGGTGAAGGAGGGCAACCAGTGA
- a CDS encoding IS3 family transposase yields MLVSELRTIWQASDGTYGSPRITHELRRRGFCVNHKRVERMMRELGMAACPPRRFVRTTRRGEDTPLPDLVCQDFAPREPARRYVSDITCVRSDECRHRALTDPRTPER; encoded by the coding sequence GTGCTCGTCAGCGAACTTCGCACCATCTGGCAGGCAAGCGACGGCACCTACGGCAGCCCTCGCATCACCCACGAGCTGCGACGACGCGGGTTCTGCGTGAACCATAAGCGGGTGGAGCGCATGATGCGCGAGCTGGGGATGGCAGCGTGCCCACCCCGGCGCTTCGTGCGTACCACGAGGCGTGGGGAAGACACGCCGCTCCCAGATCTCGTCTGTCAGGACTTCGCCCCTCGCGAGCCAGCGCGCCGGTACGTGAGCGACATCACCTGCGTCAGAAGCGACGAGTGTAGGCACCGGGCGTTAACTGACCCTAGAACACCGGAACGATAG